A single region of the Plantactinospora soyae genome encodes:
- a CDS encoding M15 family metallopeptidase — translation MKRWSRFGVLAALLAALAISGCAPGTADPDRAAGPPTSPGQPTGQAGAPQPSTGPAVPPFVDDVSPVTAGDVSRSWRPGCPVGPEQLRRVRLGYWGFDGQPHVGTIIVHRTVTADVITIFAALYRERFPIRRMEPVDRYDGSDDASMAADNTSGFNCRKVVSTGPSKWSVHAYGQAIDVNPVENPYLVAGRVLPPAGSAYRDRSDERAGMAVPDGVLVEAFASVGWHWGGGWKSPDYQHFSRTGG, via the coding sequence GTGAAACGCTGGTCGCGCTTCGGAGTGCTGGCGGCGCTGCTGGCGGCGCTCGCCATCTCGGGCTGCGCGCCCGGCACGGCCGATCCGGATCGGGCCGCCGGCCCGCCGACGTCACCGGGGCAGCCGACCGGCCAGGCCGGTGCCCCGCAGCCGAGCACCGGTCCGGCCGTACCGCCGTTCGTCGACGATGTGTCCCCGGTCACCGCCGGTGACGTCTCGCGGAGCTGGCGGCCCGGCTGTCCGGTCGGCCCGGAGCAGCTTCGACGGGTACGACTCGGCTACTGGGGCTTCGACGGCCAGCCCCACGTCGGGACGATCATCGTGCACCGGACGGTCACCGCGGATGTGATCACGATCTTCGCCGCCCTCTACCGTGAACGGTTCCCGATCCGTCGGATGGAACCGGTCGACCGGTACGACGGCAGCGACGACGCATCGATGGCCGCCGACAACACCTCCGGCTTCAACTGCCGGAAGGTGGTCTCCACCGGTCCGTCGAAATGGTCCGTCCACGCGTACGGGCAGGCGATCGACGTCAACCCGGTGGAGAACCCGTACCTCGTTGCCGGCAGGGTGCTGCCGCCGGCCGGATCGGCGTACCGGGACCGCTCCGACGAGCGGGCCGGCATGGCGGTTCCGGACGGCGTACTGGTCGAGGCGTTCGCCTCGGTCGGCTGGCACTGGGGTGGCGGCTGGAAGTCCCCCGACTACCAGCACTTCAGCAGGACGGGTGGCTGA
- a CDS encoding deoxyribonuclease IV: MSSPASDPVPTPAPRRPVGSHTPTAGGLARAALPYADAAGSEAVQVYVGNSRGWALPPGDPGQDAAFLAGCAERGLPVYIHASLLTNIGSPTPATVERSVATLAHALDRGTAIGAAGVVFHAGSAVDAGHAEAAMRQVREALLPLLDSAASRGGPKLLVEPSAGGGRSLASRVEHLEPYLDAVQWHPWLGACFDTCHAWAAGHDLARPGGMTETLDALVTAVGADRLWLVHANDSRDPCGSTRDRHETIGKGSIGEPAFAELLAHPATAGIPVIVETPTEKHLGHADDIATLRRLHP; encoded by the coding sequence CGGCCCTGCCGTACGCCGACGCCGCCGGTTCCGAGGCGGTGCAGGTCTACGTCGGGAACTCCCGGGGCTGGGCGCTGCCCCCCGGTGACCCGGGCCAGGACGCCGCCTTCCTGGCCGGCTGCGCCGAACGCGGCCTGCCGGTCTACATCCACGCGTCGCTGCTGACGAACATCGGTTCACCCACCCCGGCGACGGTGGAGCGGTCGGTGGCGACGCTGGCGCACGCGCTGGACCGGGGCACCGCGATCGGCGCGGCCGGGGTGGTCTTCCACGCCGGCAGCGCGGTCGACGCCGGGCACGCCGAGGCGGCGATGCGCCAGGTCCGGGAGGCGCTACTGCCGCTGCTCGACTCGGCCGCCTCGCGCGGCGGCCCGAAACTGCTGGTCGAGCCGAGCGCCGGAGGTGGCCGTTCGCTGGCCTCCCGGGTCGAACACCTGGAGCCCTACCTCGACGCGGTGCAGTGGCATCCCTGGCTCGGCGCCTGCTTCGACACCTGTCACGCCTGGGCCGCCGGGCACGACCTGGCCCGCCCGGGCGGCATGACCGAGACCCTGGACGCGCTCGTCACGGCGGTCGGCGCGGACCGGCTCTGGCTGGTGCACGCCAACGACTCGCGCGACCCGTGCGGCTCGACCCGGGACCGGCACGAGACGATCGGCAAGGGCAGCATCGGCGAGCCGGCCTTCGCCGAGCTGCTGGCCCATCCGGCGACGGCGGGCATTCCGGTGATCGTCGAGACCCCGACCGAGAAGCATCTCGGGCACGCCGACGACATCGCCACGCTCCGGCGCCTGCACCCCTGA
- a CDS encoding class II 3-deoxy-7-phosphoheptulonate synthase, with amino-acid sequence MRHEWHQLSYPAVGSPALQTSRPTEDSAEDEALGLDRWRDLPRAQTPPWPDSSQVDGVCKILQSVPSVVAPYEVDELRARLAMVCEGRAFLLQGGDCAETFVDNTESHLLANARTLLQMAVVLTYGASLPVVKVARVAGQYTKPRSLPTDARGLPAYRGDMINSLEPVAEARIADPQRMIRAYANSAAAMNMLRAYLAGGLADLHGLHDWNKGFVRNSPAGERYEAIAREIDRALAFIRACGLTEEEALRTVTLYCSHEALALEYDRALTRISDGRAYGLSGHFLWVGERTRQLDGAHLDFISRIANPIGVKLGPTTSPDEAMELCEKLNPDNVPGRLTLISRMGNGLVRDVLPPIVAKVTASGAKVVWQCDPMHGNTHESSNGYKTRHFDRIVDEVLGYFEVHRSLETHPGGLHVELTGEDVTECLGGAQAIEDVHLPDRYETACDPRLNTQQSLELAFLVAEMLRG; translated from the coding sequence ATGCGCCATGAGTGGCATCAGTTGAGCTACCCCGCGGTGGGCAGTCCCGCGTTGCAGACCAGCCGTCCGACCGAGGATTCCGCCGAGGACGAGGCTCTCGGACTGGACCGGTGGCGGGACCTGCCGCGGGCCCAGACGCCGCCCTGGCCCGACTCCAGCCAGGTCGACGGGGTGTGCAAGATCCTCCAGAGCGTGCCCTCGGTCGTCGCGCCCTACGAGGTCGACGAGCTCCGGGCGCGGCTGGCGATGGTCTGCGAGGGGCGGGCCTTCCTGCTCCAGGGCGGCGACTGTGCCGAGACGTTCGTCGACAACACCGAGAGCCACCTGCTGGCCAACGCCCGGACACTGCTCCAGATGGCGGTGGTGCTGACGTACGGGGCGTCGCTTCCGGTGGTCAAGGTGGCCCGGGTGGCCGGGCAGTACACCAAGCCGCGCTCGCTGCCGACCGACGCGCGGGGGCTGCCGGCGTACCGGGGCGACATGATCAACTCGCTGGAGCCGGTGGCGGAGGCGCGGATCGCCGACCCGCAGCGCATGATCCGGGCGTACGCCAACTCGGCCGCCGCGATGAACATGCTCCGGGCGTACCTCGCGGGTGGGCTCGCCGACCTGCACGGGCTGCACGACTGGAACAAGGGCTTCGTCCGGAACTCCCCGGCAGGGGAGCGCTACGAGGCCATCGCCCGGGAGATCGACCGGGCGCTCGCCTTCATCCGGGCCTGCGGGCTGACCGAGGAGGAGGCGCTCCGCACGGTCACCCTCTACTGCTCGCACGAGGCGTTGGCCCTGGAGTACGACCGGGCGCTGACCCGGATCTCCGACGGGCGGGCGTACGGGCTCTCTGGGCACTTCCTCTGGGTCGGTGAGCGCACCCGGCAGCTCGACGGGGCACACCTCGACTTCATCTCCCGGATCGCCAACCCGATCGGGGTCAAACTCGGCCCCACCACCAGCCCCGACGAGGCGATGGAGCTGTGCGAGAAGCTGAACCCGGACAACGTCCCGGGCCGGCTCACCCTGATCAGCCGGATGGGCAACGGTCTGGTCCGCGACGTACTGCCGCCGATCGTGGCGAAGGTCACCGCGTCCGGCGCCAAGGTCGTCTGGCAGTGCGATCCGATGCACGGCAACACGCACGAGTCCTCGAACGGCTACAAGACGCGGCACTTCGACCGGATCGTCGACGAGGTGCTCGGCTACTTCGAGGTGCACCGGAGCCTGGAGACCCATCCGGGCGGCCTGCACGTCGAGTTGACCGGCGAGGACGTCACGGAGTGCCTCGGCGGCGCACAGGCGATCGAGGACGTACACCTGCCGGATCGCTACGAGACGGCCTGTGACCCCCGGCTGAACACCCAGCAGTCGCTGGAACTGGCCTTCCTGGTGGCGGAGATGCTTCGTGGCTGA
- a CDS encoding threonine aldolase family protein, producing the protein MADLDPTPTTPVDLRSDTVTRPTPGMRAEMAAAEVGDDVYGEDPTVNALEAEVAALFGHEAALFAPTGSMANQIAIQLLVPPGDELLCDADAHVVTYEVGAAAAYGGVSSRTWSPAGADVDPEQVASMIRPDGYHAVPTRAIAVEQTHNRGGGGVLPLGTLRELRRIADEAGVALHCDGARIWHAHVADGVPLASYGELFDTLSVCLSKGLGAPAGSVVVGSAERIERARVIRKRMGGGMRQAGVLAAAGRYALRSHIDRLAFDHVRAARLADALAPFGVLAGPVRTNIVPLDLTKCGFDAPALGVAARERGVLVSVLGPRIARLVTHYDLDDAGVDRAVEVLTEIFRR; encoded by the coding sequence GTGGCTGACCTCGACCCGACCCCGACCACCCCGGTCGATCTCCGGTCGGACACCGTCACCCGGCCCACTCCGGGGATGCGCGCCGAGATGGCGGCGGCCGAGGTCGGCGACGACGTGTACGGCGAGGACCCGACCGTCAACGCCCTCGAGGCCGAGGTCGCCGCCCTGTTCGGGCACGAGGCGGCGCTCTTCGCCCCGACCGGGTCGATGGCCAACCAGATCGCGATCCAACTGCTGGTGCCACCGGGCGACGAACTGCTCTGTGACGCCGACGCGCACGTGGTGACGTACGAGGTCGGGGCCGCTGCCGCGTACGGCGGGGTGTCCTCGCGGACCTGGTCGCCGGCCGGCGCGGACGTCGATCCGGAACAGGTCGCCTCGATGATCCGGCCGGACGGCTACCACGCGGTGCCGACCCGGGCGATCGCGGTCGAGCAGACCCACAACCGGGGCGGCGGGGGAGTGCTCCCGCTCGGCACCCTGCGCGAACTGCGCCGGATCGCTGACGAGGCCGGGGTGGCGCTGCACTGCGACGGGGCCCGGATCTGGCACGCACACGTGGCCGACGGGGTGCCGCTGGCCAGCTACGGCGAGCTGTTCGACACCCTGTCGGTGTGCCTGTCCAAGGGGCTCGGTGCGCCGGCCGGCTCGGTGGTGGTCGGCAGCGCGGAGCGGATCGAGCGGGCCCGGGTGATCCGCAAGCGGATGGGCGGCGGAATGCGTCAGGCGGGCGTGCTCGCCGCCGCCGGCCGGTACGCGCTGCGTTCCCACATCGACCGGCTCGCCTTCGACCATGTCCGGGCGGCCCGGCTCGCCGACGCGCTCGCCCCGTTCGGTGTGCTGGCCGGTCCGGTACGCACCAACATCGTGCCGCTCGACCTGACGAAGTGCGGATTCGACGCCCCCGCGCTGGGCGTGGCGGCTCGGGAGCGGGGCGTACTGGTCTCGGTGCTCGGCCCACGCATCGCCCGGCTGGTCACCCACTACGACCTGGACGACGCCGGGGTGGACCGGGCGGTCGAGGTGCTCACGGAGATCTTCCGGCGCTGA